In Aliidongia dinghuensis, the following proteins share a genomic window:
- a CDS encoding NIPSNAP family protein encodes MITCHLKYVIDPYKLAEFEEYARRWVALVTRMGGRHHGYFLPSEGANNIAYALFSFPSLAAYEDYRRRMASDPECQAVFELEKQNRSIVSYERSFLRPVLE; translated from the coding sequence ATGATCACCTGCCACCTGAAATACGTCATCGACCCGTACAAGCTCGCCGAGTTCGAGGAATATGCCCGCCGGTGGGTCGCGCTGGTCACGCGCATGGGCGGCCGGCATCACGGCTATTTCCTGCCGTCGGAGGGCGCCAACAACATTGCCTATGCGCTGTTCAGCTTTCCAAGTCTCGCGGCCTACGAGGACTATCGCCGACGCATGGCGAGCGACCCCGAATGCCAGGCGGTCTTCGAGCTCGAAAAGCAGAACCGCAGCATCGTGAGCTACGAGCGCAGCTTTCTGCGGCCCGTGCTCGAATAG
- a CDS encoding helix-turn-helix transcriptional regulator: MPMEKRATDRPSMDRPIADRIWDRTITPEETLAICPAAVSSQGRNWPDLFVVQRTGRDGLIEYPPVDHHVISVQQSGALLLSRRLGGDTQRRRAAAGSVSVTPAGEAAEWHWEGLYGRIEVYLPQSRIDQVVAEALDIDAERLEIAPSLAVRDFPAEQMARGLLQELQVPALASAVYAERFALLLAVHLVRAHSTLRRPSGARKGGLTPFALKRVKEFIEAHLAEDVSLGDMAATAGLSVFHFCRSFKQSTGMTPHQYQLYRRIERAKELLADRSLSLASLSVAVGFSSQSHFSTAFRKIAGTSPHRFRSEL, translated from the coding sequence ATGCCCATGGAAAAGCGCGCCACCGACCGCCCATCGATGGACCGTCCGATCGCCGACCGCATCTGGGACCGTACGATCACGCCGGAGGAGACGCTGGCGATCTGCCCGGCCGCCGTCTCGAGCCAGGGCCGCAACTGGCCCGACCTGTTCGTGGTGCAGCGCACCGGCCGTGACGGCCTCATCGAATACCCGCCTGTCGACCATCACGTCATCAGCGTCCAGCAATCGGGTGCGCTCCTTCTGTCGCGCCGGCTGGGCGGCGATACCCAGCGCCGCCGCGCCGCGGCCGGCAGCGTCAGCGTGACGCCGGCCGGCGAGGCCGCCGAATGGCATTGGGAGGGGCTCTACGGCCGCATCGAGGTCTATCTGCCGCAGAGCCGGATCGACCAGGTCGTGGCCGAGGCGCTCGACATCGACGCCGAACGGCTCGAGATCGCGCCGAGCCTAGCCGTGCGCGACTTCCCGGCCGAGCAGATGGCCCGCGGGCTGCTGCAGGAGCTGCAGGTGCCGGCGCTGGCCTCCGCCGTCTATGCCGAGCGCTTCGCGCTGCTGCTCGCGGTCCATCTGGTCCGTGCCCATTCGACGCTCCGGCGGCCGAGCGGCGCCCGTAAGGGCGGCCTCACCCCCTTTGCCTTGAAGCGGGTCAAGGAATTCATCGAGGCGCACCTGGCCGAGGACGTCTCGCTCGGCGACATGGCGGCGACCGCCGGCCTGTCGGTCTTTCATTTCTGCCGCAGCTTCAAGCAGTCGACCGGCATGACACCGCACCAGTACCAGCTCTACCGGCGCATCGAGCGGGCGAAGGAACTGCTGGCGGACCGGTCGCTGTCGCTCGCGAGCCTGTCGGTCGCGGTCGGATTCTCGAGCCAGAGCCATTTCTCGACGGCGTTCCGCAAAATCGCCGGCACCTCGCCGCACCGCTTTCGCAGCGAGCTCTAA